The Mauremys reevesii isolate NIE-2019 linkage group 13, ASM1616193v1, whole genome shotgun sequence genome contains a region encoding:
- the ZSWIM1 gene encoding zinc finger SWIM domain-containing protein 1, whose translation MALVTVKELLSFDCGSLVAYQLDKNSQLDSISFQTVLMRNIFVHFPDVIFIHRTHNPRGKALYMFMVDRPFLKLQGEMTKVIHFAVPAKESAESLAHMYRTFKAFNPEWKKIKTFLVDPHFRLLQTLSEAFPSAEVQLSVFHVCKHLQQKIHQMSLECISERLILNALRNTMCAATESNLRMMHTILSDFVKPDLLPQLHTHWLLNDKIWAMHRWRNWMECNQYFKDLEIITRGLSQVFCTGLSLEICITSLAKHYQKCVSKRPPDAVLFSVNPLSSTMSTETVFQSLPAQDSPPTSYNPQIALQNQPAKSSPPVSPSITAAHQKWPGQNSPPNPLVLLPHPLPAPASPLLPQNQLAAPQIFPFQNQPAQYSSPVSLSLTAAHQKWPSQNSLPNPLVLQNPLPAPQSPLLPQNQLANPQSPLNPLSHEIKLEIITEDPKGDQDMECNQETEDCIRQSLRDICTEPAARLCLNEFAVAQKSVQLIGTNEDIVNIQILEDTHKVNQRGLKSCTCHFSQAFQLPCRHILAVLNSDKKILQPEMLSEQWQKEPNISQAGQNGTDGLLEVLKSSWNESLDKSLAVSFLTAEISRLLTQCSSEEFDRRYNTLRELADSWIGPYVQVKL comes from the coding sequence ATGGCCCTAGTTACCGTGAAAGAACTGCTGAGCTTTGACTGTGGTTCGCTGGTAGCTTATCAATTAGATAAAAACTCTCAGCTGGACTCTATCAGCTTCCAGACCGTCCTCATGAGAAACATATTTGTGCATTTTCCTGATGTTATATTCATCCACAGAACCCACAATCCCAGGGGCAAAGCTCTGTATATGTTCATGGTGGACAGACCTTTCCTGAAGCTGCAGGGTGAGATGACTAAGGTAATTCATTTTGCTGTCCCAGCTAAAGAATCTGCAGAAAGCCTGGCTCACATGTATAGGACTTTCAAGGCCTTCAACCCTGAGTGGAAGAAAATTAAGACCTTTCTGGTAGATCCACACTTTCGATTGTTGCAGACTCTTTCTGAAGCATTTCCATCTGCAGAGGTGCAACTATCTGTTTTCCATGTATGTAAGCACCTGCAGCAGAAGATTCATCAGATGTCTTTGGAATGCATCTCAGAGAGACTGATCTTAAATGCCTTGAGGAACACTATGTGTGCAGCCACTGAAAGCAACCTGAGAATGATGCACACAATCCTGAGTGACTTTGTGAAACCAGACTTGCTTCCCCAGCTTCATACTCACTGGCTTCTCAATGACAAGATATGGGCTATGCATAGATGGAGGAATTGGATGGAATGCAATCAGTATTTTAAAGACTTGGAGATCATCACACGGGGCTTAAGCCAGGTCTTCTGCACTGGACTGTCTCTGGAGATCTGCATCACTTCTCTAGCGAAACACTACCAGAAGTGTGTTTCAAAGAGGCCCCCTGATGCTGTGTTGTTCTCAGTTAACCCTCTTAGCAGTACCATGTCTACTGAGACAGTTTTTCAGagcctgccagctcaggactcgcCACCAACCTCTTACAACCCCCAAATAGCTCTTCAGAATCAACCAGCTAAGAGTTCTCCACCAGTTTCTCCCAGTATCACAGCAGCTCATCAGAAATGGCCAGGTCAGAATTCCCCTCCAAATCCCCTGGTTCTTCTTCCGCATCCCCTGCCAGCTCCTGCAAGCCCCCTGCTTCCTCAGAATCAGCTGGCAGCCCCTCAGATCTTCCCTTTTCAGAACCAGCCAGCTCAGTATTCTTCACCAGTTTCTCTCAGTCTCACAGCAGCTCATCAGAAATGGCCAAGTCAGAATTCCCTTCCAAATCCCCTGGTTCTTCAGAATCCCTtgcctgcccctcagagtcctcTGCTTCCTCAGAACCAGCTAGCAAACCCTCAGAGCCCCTTGAATCCTTTATCCCATGAAATTAAACTGGAGATCATCACTGAAGACCCAAAGGGTGACCAAGATATGGAGTGTAACCAAGAGACTGAAGACTGCATTAGGCAGTCACTGAGAGATATTTGCACAGAGCCTGCAGCCAGACTATGCTTGAACGAGTTTGCAGTGGCACAGAAGTCTGTGCAGCTAATAGGCACTAATGAAGACATAGTCAATATACAGATCCTTGAAGACACCCACAAAGTGAACCAAAGGGGCCTGAAAAGCTGCACTTGCCACTTCAGTCAAGCTTTCCAGCTGCCCTGCAGGCACATCCTGGCTGTATTGAACTCTGATAAGAAGATCTTACAGCCGGAGATGCTGAGTGAGCAATGGCAGAAGGAACCTAATATCTCTCAGGCAGGGCAAAATGGCACTGATGGCCTCTTGGAGGTTCTGAAAAGCTCCTGGAATGAGTCCCTGGATAAATCCTTAGCAGTGTCCTTTCTTACAGCGGAGATTAGCCGGCTTCTTACCCAGTGCAGCAGTGAGGAGTTTGATCGGAGGTACAACACCCTCCGAGAATTGGCTGACAGCTGGATTGGACCTTATGTTCAGGTGAAGCTGTAG
- the NEURL2 gene encoding neuralized-like protein 2: MSPLSPQQLYRAGCLSLTGPLKNSHNPVLSVNATEMAAACHPPTRFHHVHGTNIRLDPSHTQATRVESFANGLCFSQEPLEPGQIFLVEIEEKELGWCGHLRVGLTAQDPRSLDVVPEYSLPDLVSMGDTWVFAITRHHNRVTPDGSEARVQGFLSEPYLLIEQVRIPRDKLVGRSRPSPYSHMLDDLYKTNVLPPTARRSRIGVLYAIRSDGMADMHIIINGEDMGPSARSLPASRPLYAVIDVFASTKSVRVIQVEYGFPSLQTLCRLVIQKHIVHRLAIDGLDLPPLLKNFCKYE, from the exons ATGTCACCACTCTCCCCACAACAGCTGTACAGAGCCGGGTGCTTGAGCCTGACTGGCCCGCTTAAAAATAGCCACAACCCTGTGCTCTCTGTGAATGCCACAGAGATGgctgctgcctgccacccacccacccgaTTCCACCACGTCCATGGCACCAACATCCGCCTCGACCCCTCGCACACTCAGGCCACCAGGGTGGAGAGCTTTGCCAACGGGCTATGTTTCAGCCAGGAGCCCCTTGAGCCTGGACAGATCTTCCTAGTGGAGATTGAGGAGAAGGAGCTGGGCTGGTGTGGCCACTTGCGGGTGGGGCTAACAGCACAGGACCCAAGAAGCCTGGATGTGGTGCCAGAGTATTCGCTCCCAGACCTGGTCAGTATGGGGGACACTTGGGTTTTTGCCATCACCAGGCATCACAACCGTGTTACTCCAGATGGCTCGGAGGCTCGGGTCCAAGGCTTCCTCTCAGAACCCTACCTGCTCATAGAACAAGTCAGGATTCCCCGAGACAAGCTGGTGGGACGGAGCAGGCCCAGCCCGTACAGCCACATGCTGGATGACTTGTACAAGACAAATGTGCTGCCCCCGACAGCCCGGAGGAGCAGGATTGGGGTGCTGTACGCCATCCGGTCTGACGGAATGGCAGACATGCACATCATCATCAATGGAGAAGACATGGGACCGAGTGCCAGGAGCCTCCCTGCCTCCCGCCCACTCTATGCAGTGATCGATGTCTTTGCTTCAACCAAGAGTGTCCGTGTCATCCAAGTGGAATATGGCT TCCCTTCCTTGCAGACCCTCTGTCGACTGGTCATCCAGAAGCACATTGTCCACCGATTGGCCATCGATGGGCTGGACCTGCCTCCACTCTTGAAGAACTTCTGCAAATATGAATGA
- the SNX21 gene encoding sorting nexin-21 — protein sequence MASRLLHRLRHALAGEGEGDREGQGGGGSEAEEFPESSELEDDTDGLSTRLSGTLSFTSNEEEEEEAEENEDDAASQELGDLCELGLPKNPGAMENGDPSPAPAERQGSNLLTRQLQDFWRRSRSSLVPQRLLFEVTSASVVSERSSKYVLYTIYLIRSGQFDKAPAAIARRYSDFERLNRRLRHQFGCDMAGVSFPRKRLRRNFTAETIAKRSRAFEQFLSHLHSITEIRRSSDFLEFFFLRDLQAAQRLTCTGMYREALATWSNAYRLQDRLGVCNSGRFLLTLAGLVVCHQELDELSEAHRYCQQALQLLEAQDSHPLLEPFLQAHVHLSWKVGKDKRQSEARLQGLLGAGVALQQQPTLKEFLIKEVLE from the exons ATGGCCTCCCGCCTCCTGCACCGCCTGCGGCACGCCCTGGCTGGAGAGGGCGAGGGTGACCGGGAGGGGCAGGGCGGAGGCGGCTCAGAGGCGGAGGAATTCCCAGAGAGCTCCGAACTGGAGGATGACACTGACGGGCTGTCCACACGGCTTAGCGGCACCCTGAGCTTCACCAgtaatgaggaggaggaggaggaggcagaggagaatgAGGATGATGCCGCTAGCCAGGAGCTGGGGGATCTGTGTGAGCTGGGGCTGCCCAAGAACCCTGGAGCCATGGAGAATGGAG ATCCGAGCCCTGCTCCAGCTGAGCGCCAGGGCAGTAACCTACTGACACGCCAGCTCCAGGACTTCTGGAGGAGATCGCGCAGCAGCCTCGTTCCCCAGCGGCTGCTCTTCGAGGTCACCAGCGCCAGCGTCGTCAGTGAGCGCTCCTCCAAATATGTG CTCTACACCATCTACCTGATCCGCTCCGGCCAGTTTGACAAGGCCCCTGCTGCCATTGCCCGGCGCTACTCGGACTTTGAGAGACTGAACCGGCGCCTGCGCCACCAGTTTGGCTGCGACATGGCGGGCGTCTCCTTCCCCAGGAAGAGGCTGCGCAGGAACTTCACGGCAGAAACCATCGCCAAGCGGAGCCGGGCCTTTGAGCAGTTCCTGTCCCACCTGCACTCCATCACCGAGATCCGCCGCTCCTCCGACTTCCTGGAGTTCTTCTTCCTGCGCGAcctgcaggcagcccagcgcCTCACCTGCACCGGCATGTACCGCGAGGCCCTGGCCACCTGGAGCAACGCCTACCGGCTCCAGGACAGGCTGGGCGTCTGCAACTCGGGCCGCTTCCTCCTCACGCTGGCCGGCCTGGTGGTTTGCCACCAGGAGCTGGACGAGCTGAGTGAGGCTCATCGCTACTGCcagcaggctctgcagctcctggaggCCCAAGACAGCCACCCCTTGCTGGAGCCCTTCCTTCAGGCCCATGTCCACCTGTCCTGGAAGGTGGGGAAAGACAAGCGCCAGTCGGAGGCCAGGCTGCAGGGGCTGctcggggcaggggtggctctgcagcagcagcccacCCTGAAGGAGTTCTTGATCAAGGAGGTTTTGGAGTGA
- the SPATA25 gene encoding spermatogenesis-associated protein 25: MGRGQCWYIMGRRGTSLIPTLAMSYCVKEKASSGFLTSIQDASRQLQVAKSSLLSVYQSGETSIPAGVLVPGVLRRKTQELAAPSHVEATLVYQEKTLKQPCSGAQQSPRFPLSSRSGYRDIRWEPYSGHYCGRYSRKFPQHKQDEIFIWDYPPERVRDKQPCGPSGMYPCTSVKGYPPTQQRNGQHIGELGSPGGDFPLATCGFPPRGAFLMPIKLSKNRGQQSVQNPPPDICILTLAMMIAGIPTVPVPGIKEEDLIRAAQNFMTENPEQGIQGEITPKRTGDAQFWKKDRQRKRPVDRSFQPPSIAHFEK, translated from the exons ATGGGGAGAGGTCAGTGCTGGTACATTATGGGGAGAAGAGGCACCAGCCTGATTCCTACACTGGCAATGTCTTATTGTGTGAAGGAAAAAGCTTCTTCGGGTTTTTTAACTTCCATCCAAG ATGCCAGCAGACAGCTCCAAGTGGCAAAGAGCAGTCTACTAAGTGTTTATCAGTCTGGGGAGACCTCTATTCCTGCTGGGGTTCTGGTTCCAGGAGTGCTCAGAAGGAAAACACAGGAACTTGCAGCTCCTTCACATGTAGAAGCAACCCTTGTGTATCAGGAGAAGACACTAAAGCAGCCCTGTAGTGGTGCCCAGCAGAGTCCAAGGTTCCCTCTCAGTAGCAGATCAGGGTACAGGGACATAAGGTGGGAGCCTTATAGTGGACACTATTGTGGAAGGTATTCTAGAAAGTTTCCCCAGCATAAACAGGATGAGATCTTTATATGGGATTATCCACCCGAACGGGTCAGAGACAAGCAGCCATGTGGCCCCTCTGGCATGTATCCATGTACCTCTGTGAAAGGATATCCTCCAACCCAGCAAAGGAATGGGCAGCACATTGGTGAactgggcagcccagggggagaCTTCCCACTGGCTACCTGTGGATTTCCTCCCAGAGGTGCTTTTCTTATGCCCATAAAACTCAGTAAGAACAGAGGTCAACAGTCAGTGCAGAACCCTCCTCCAGACATCTGCATCCTCACTCTTGCCATGATGATAGCTGGCATCCCCACAGTGCCTGTGCCAGGGATTAAAGAGGAGGATCTTATCAGAGCTGCACAGAACTTCATGACAGAGAATCCAGAGCAAGGTATACAGGGGGAGATAACTCCAAAAAGGACAGGGGATGCACAGTTCTGGAAGAAAGACAGACAGAGGAAGAGACCAGTAGACAGAAGCTTCCAGCCCCCTTCCATAGCACACTTTGAGAAGTAA
- the CTSA gene encoding lysosomal protective protein: MGPVLLCALLLAAPCVGAAPSADEVTYLPGLAKQPSFRQYSGYLRIDPHKRLHYWFTEAQSNPESSPLVLWLNGGPGCSSMSGLLTEHGPFTIQPDGTTLQYNDYSWNKIANMLYLESPAGVGFSYSDDKDYATNDTQVARDNYLALKEFFRLFPEYSKNKFFLTGESYAGIYIPTLAEWVMQDSSINLKGLAVGNGLSSYEINDNSLVYFAYYHGLLGTGLWTDLQRFCCSQGKCNFHKNSNLNCTLRMQEMIQIVEESGLNIYNLYASCAGGVPGSYRYYQDQLISHDLGISFIQQPLKHSWRQNLLRMPAAKKGVRLEPPCTNSTASTTYLNTPEVRQALHISPEAPEWHICSSEVNHNYKRQYMTVNDQYLKLLGTMKYRILVYNGDVDMACNFLGDEWFVDSLDQKVQVARRPWLYNDGTEDQIGGFVKEFTNIAFLTIKGAGHMVPTDQPQAAFTMFRRFIQQQPY, translated from the exons ATGGGGCCCGTCCTGCTCTGCGCGCTGCTGCTGGCCGCCCCCTGCGTCGGGGCTGCGCCCTCCGCCGACGAGGTGACCTACCTGCCGGGGCTGGCCAAGCAGCCCTCCTTCCGGCAGTACTCGGGCTACCTCCGCATCGACCCGCACAAGCGTCTGCACTACTg GTTTACAGAGGCTCAGAGCAACCCTGAGAGCAGCCCTCTGGTGCTGTGGCTGAACGGGGGACCTGGCTGCAGCTCCATGTCTGGCTTATTGACAGAGCATGGCCCCTTCACG ATCCAGCCGGATGGGACCACCCTGCAGTACAATGACTATTCCTGGAATAAG ATTGCCAACATGCTGTACCTGGAGTCCCCAGCAGGTGTTGGCTTCTCATACTCTGATGACAAAGACTATGCCACTAATGACACCCAG GTGGCCCGTGATAACTACTTGGCGCTGAAGGAGTTCTTCCGCCTCTTTCCGGAGTACAGCAAGAACAAGTTCTTCCTCACCGGGGAGAGCTATGCTGGCATTTACATACCCACGCTGGCTGAGTGGGTGATGCAGGACTCCAGCATCAACTTGAAG GGACTTGCTGTGGGAAACGGCCTCTCCTCCTATGAGATCAATGACAACTCCCTGGTTTACTTTGCCTATTACCACGGCCTCCTGGGAACCGG GCTGTGGACAGATCTGCAGCGCTTCTGCTGCTCCCAGGGAAAATGCAACTTCCATAAAAACTCCAACCTGAACTGCACACTCAGG ATGCAAGAGATGATCCAGATCGTGGAGGAGTCAGGCCTGAACATCTACAATCTCTATGCCTCATGTGCTGGCGGTGTCCCTGGAAGCTACAG GTATTATCAGGACCAGCTCATCAGCCATGACCTGGGCATCTCCTTCATCCAGCAGCCCCTGAAACACTCCTGGAGGCAG AATCTGCTCCGGATGCCAGCAGCCAAGAAAGGGGTTCGCCTAGAACCCCCCTGCACCAACTCCACAGCCTCCACCACCTACCTGAACACCCCTGAAGTGAGGCAGGCGCTGCACATCTCTCCAGAGGCACCTGAGTGGCATATATGCAG TTCGGAGGTGAACCACAACTACAAGCGGCAGTACATGACTGTGAACGACCAGTACCTGAAGCTGCTTGGCACCATG AAATACCGGATCCTGGTGTACAATGGTGATGTCGACATGGCCTGCAACTTCCTGGGGGATGAGTGGTTCGTGGACTCCCTGGACCAGAAG gtgcAAGTGGCCCGCAGGCCCTGGCTGTACAACGATGGGACTGAAGACCAGATCGGGGGCTTTGTGAAGGAATTCACCAACATCGCCTTCCTCACCATCAAG GGAGCCGGCCATATGGTGCCCACAGACCAACCGCAAGCTGCCTTCACCATGTTCAGACGCTTCATTCAACAGCAGCCCTACTGA
- the ACOT8 gene encoding acyl-coenzyme A thioesterase 8 gives MAASTSAGGFRVVAAGAGAESPGSGDVPEGEQPAPPGDLRSVLVTSVLSLEPLDLDLFRGRHYWVPVTRRLFGGQIVGQALVAAAKAVSEDVHAHSLHCYFVRAGDPTVPVLYQVERTRTGKSFSVRSVKAIQHGKPILICQASFQQSQESPVQHQFTMPTVPPPEELLTQEELIQKYLQDPNLVEKHRLGLNKILAQEVPVEIKPVNPPEILCQLPQEPKQLFWVRARGYIGECDMKLHCCVAAYISDYAFLGTALLPHRQHPVKFMVSLDHSMWFHAPFRADHWMLYECESPWAGGCRGLVHGRLWRRDGVLAVTCAQEGVIRVKQSPAESKL, from the exons ATGGCGGCCTCCACGAGCGCCGGCGGCTTCCGGGTTGTAGCGGCGGGGGCCGGAGCCGAGTCTCCCGGGAGCGGGGACGTGCCCGAGGGGGAGCAGCCGGCGCCCCCCGGCGACCTGCGCAGCGTCCTGGTCACCAGCgtcctcagcctggagcccctggacctGGATCTGTTCAG GGGGAGGCACTACTGGGTCCCCGTCACACGGAGGCTGTTCGGCGGGCAGATAGTGGGCCAGGCTCTGGTGGCAGCTGCCAAGGCCGTGAGTGAGGACGTCCATGCCCACTCCCTGCACTGTTACTTTGTGCGAGCAG GGGATCCCACGGTGCCAGTTCTATACCAGGTGGAGCGCACACGCACAGGGAAGAGCTTCTCTGTTCGCTCAGTGAAGGCAATTCAGCATGGGAAGCCAATCCTCATCTGCCAGGCCTCCTTCCAGCAGAGCCAGGAGAGCCCCGTTCAGCACCAGTTCACCATGCCTACTGTGCCGCCTCCGGAGGAGCTGCTGACTCAAGAAGAGCTAATTCAGAAATACCTGCA GGATCCCAACTTGGTGGAGAAACACAGGCTGGGACTCAACAAGATTCTGGCCCAGGAGGTGCCAGTTGAGATCAAGCCTGTGAACCCACCAGAGATACTCTGCCAGCTGCCTCAGGAGCCCAAGCAGCTGTTCTGGGTTCGGGCACGAGGCTATATTG GAGAGTGCGATATGAAGCTGCACTGCTGCGTGGCTGCCTACATCTCCGACTATGCCTTCCtgggcacagctctgctcccgcACCGGCAGCATCCTGTCAAGTTCATGGTGTCCCTCGACCACTCCATGTGGTTCCACGCCCCCTTCCGAGCTGACCACTGGATGCTGTACGAGTGTGAGAGCCCCTGGGCCG GTGGGTGCCGAGGGCTGGTGCATGGGCGGCTGTGGCGCAGGGATGGAGTCCTGGCTGTCACCTGCGCACAGGAAGGAGTCATCAGAGTgaagcagagcccagctgagagCAAACTGTAG
- the ZSWIM3 gene encoding zinc finger SWIM domain-containing protein 3: MDVGSCFRNYDDFKECFNTYKKENKCHYGLKNCVSVRFYNRKHGTSIREDITFIQVKFGCVRTREYSKKRKPQPSLCPAFFVLQYNEEIDRLVITELNSNHIHVDPGGTSLARTSSSLVMRTTTKIASCMADGSPATKLRRQQSREAEATVTVSEECVMADMTLNGSPAPLNKVAVQSEAVKESVSTSALVRIAEVMKNFLRVDMGSLASISVGSNQDLDRLNFQTSKMRSLFVKFPESLLLHRVQSERGHVLYAFLVESKDRVGKMVHFAVLKEDTDENVSKMLTVFKEFNPEWQKVKVVFVDMSFLHKATMQELFPSTQVLLSVYHTVRFLEKKVKETVATVSFKHKLKLALMEVVFSTSNANLDILSQLVKRLVDKQLYDYLQANWFSCEMLWYMHAKKGLHSCSTYVDSLDLITHKISSLFNKQLSLETSILHFVEYADCFNTKGLENLNQGFSSVEEENQSKHVEKPKVRTRASMKRTSVAASQPQNKCPEPPNQLAKQKPANPPGTMLAAIRESCTDLGYQLCLNEWEVVQKSTQLINVMKDNIVVQLLEDTHQVSKDCKSCSCYFHCRYQLPCRHILSVLHANKKAVEEAMVCKRWQKKYQHLSILGDNLLDDIGPSMGNQPAAAEERYDKIQSLSKELANLLMQCDGEELEERSSTLKMIVDIWAKSSDPVEEAGKCSTFRNVGDLPFLWVKQEEIEMEDAGATSERSLTGTNMFLI; the protein is encoded by the exons ATGGACGTTGGTTCATGCTTTAGAAACTATGATGACTTCAAGGAGTGTTTCAACACTTACAAGAAAGAGAACAAGTGCCACTATGGCTTAAAGAACTGTGTCTCTGTTCGCTTTTACAACCGGAAACATGGGACCAGCATCCGCGAGGACATCAC GTTCATCCAGGTGAAGTTTGGCTGTGTCCGGACACGGGAATACAGTAAGAAGAGGAAACCACAACCCAGCTTGTGCCCAGCTTTTTTTGTCCTGCAGTATAACGAGGAAATAGACCGGCTGGTGATTACTGAACTGAACAGTAATCACATCCATGTAGACCCGGGGGGAACTTCCTTGGCCCGTACTAGCTCTTCTCTAGTGATGAGAACCACAACCAAAATTGCAAGTTGCATGGCAGATGGCAGCCCTGCAACAAAACTGCGTAGACAACAATCAAGAGAGGCAGAAGCCACTGTAACCGTCAGTGAGGAGTGTGTGATGGCTGACATGACTTTGAATGGATCACCTGCTCCACTCAACAAGGTTGCTGTGCAATCTGAGGCAGTGAAGGAAAGTGTCTCAACTTCAGCTTTAGTCAGAATTGCGGAGGTCATGAAAAACTTCCTGAGGGTGGACATGGGCTCATTGGCCTCTATTAGTGTGGGCAGCAACCAGGACCTAGACAGACTGAACTTCCAGACCAGCAAGATGAGGAGCCTGTTTGTCAAGTTCCCTGAGAGCCTGTTGCTGCATAGGGTGCAGAGTGAGAGAGGGCATGTACTTTACGCCTTTCTCGTGGAGAGTAAGGACCGAGTAGGGAAGATGGTGCACTTTGCTGTCCTGAAGGAGGACACTGATGAGAATGTAAGCAAAATGCTAACTGTCTTCAAAGAGTTCAATCCTGAGTGGCAGAAGGTCAAGGTGGTCTTTGTGGACATGTCTTTCCTTCACAAAGCCACCATGCAGGAGCTCTTCCCCTCAACCCAGGTGCTTCTCTCTGTCTACCACACTGTCCGATTCCTTGAGAAGAAGGTAAAGGAAACGGTGGCCACTGTTTCCTTCAAGCATAAACTGAAGTTGGCTTTGATGGAGGTGGTTTTTTCCACCTCCAATGCAAATCTAGACATCTTGTCTCAGCTGGTAAAGCGCTTGGTGGACAAACAGTTGTACGACTATCTTCAGGCCAACTGGTTCTCCTGTGAGATGCTGTGGTACATGCATGCAAAGAAGGGTCTCCATTCCTGCAGCACGTATGTAGACAGTCTGGATCTCATCACTCATAAAATATCCAGTCTCTTCAACAAGCAGTTGTCCCTGGAGACCAGTATCCTTCACTTTGTTGAATATGCCGATTGCTTCAATACcaaaggtctggaaaacctgaACCAGGGTTTCTCAAGTGTTGAAGAGGAGAATCAGAGCAAACATGTGGAAAAGCCTAAAGTGCGTACCCGTGCCTCCATGAAGCGTACCTCTGTTGCTGCCTcacaaccccaaaacaaatgtCCTGAACCGCCCAACCAACTTGCCAAACAGAAACCTGCAAATCCCCCTGGCACCATGCTGGCAGCAATCCGAGAGAGTTGCACAGACCTAGGCTACCAATTGTGTCTGAATGAGTGGGAGGTGGTGCAGAAGTCAACTCAGCTCATAAATGTCATGAAAGACAATATTGTGGTTCAGCTACTAGAAGACACACACCAGGTCAGCAAAGACTGCAAGAGCTGCAGCTGTTACTTCCACTGCCGGTACCAGCTCCCCTGCAGGCACATCCTGTCTGTGCTGCATGCCAACAAGAAGGCTGTGGAGGAAGCTATGGTATGCAAGCGTTGGCAGAAGAAGTACCAGCACCTTTCTATCTTAGGAGATAACCTCCTAGATGATATTGGCCCCTCAATGGGTAaccaaccagcagcagcagaagaaagaTATGACAAAATCCAGTCCCTCAGCAAGGAGCTTGCTAATCTCCTGATGCAGTGTGATGGGGAAGAGCTAGAGGAGCGCAGCTCCACACTCAAAATGATTGTGGATATCTGGGCTAAATCCTCAGATCCAGTGGAGGAGGCTGGGAAATGCTCTACCTTCAGAAATGTAGGGGACTTGCCATTTCTTTGGGTAAAGCAGGAGGAAATAGAAATGGAGGATGCAGGTGCAACCTCTGAGAGATCACTGACAGGTACTAACATGTTCCTGATTTGA